In Streptomyces sp. NBC_01260, a genomic segment contains:
- a CDS encoding type I polyketide synthase yields the protein MTRASDPRAPEPIAVIGMACRLPGASTIEELWELLRSGRSAVGPAPAGRKLPGRVGGFLAEVERCDPAFFGIPPREAATMDPQQRLALELAWEALEHAGIVPGTLRHSRTGVFLGAMADDYAELSRRRGTNEAAATTLTGLNRSILANRISYVLGLRGPSTTVDTGQSSSLVSVLQACESLWSGAVTTALAGGVQLNLTDTGFVLADRFGALSPDGRAHTFDARATGYVRGEGGGMVVLRPLERALADGDNVFGVIRGGAVNNDGGGTSLTSPSADAQAELLRAAYAHARVDAAEASFVELHGTGTPTGDPVEAVSLGAVLGSVRPKDAPLPVGSVKTVFGHAEGAAGIAGLLKAVLCLHHRTLTPSLNYRTPHPKIDLAATRLTVNTELRPLTQDGRQLVAGVSSFGMGGTNCHLVLGERPTETAAQPEDVSGPFPVLLSGRTEQAVRDQATRLLSHLDAHPDLPPASVAYALAATRTHFAHRAGFVADDLASLRAGLHDLADGRARADVVDEGTCAFLFTGQGSQRLGMGGELRRAVPAFADAFDAVAVHLDPLLPRPLSEVLDGSDAALLDRTAYTQPALFAYEVALAATLERWGVRPDVLIGHSVGELAAARAAGVLSIEDAATLVAARGRLMQALPSTGTMVAVEAAEAELGQLPEGVCVAAVNGPAATVLSGDRDAVLELARTWESAGRRIHRLRTGHAFHSAHLDPMLDDFRTVAETLTYHPPRVPVVSNLTGEVIEAEEMRRPDYWVRQARGTVRFLDAVRTARARGVTRFLEVGPDAVLSGAGRECAGDDASLFACAGRAGRPETATLLAALTALHSRGAAIDWPTVFADLGVRAGKRTVLPTYAFQRERFWIGDEAVATASTEKSPSTDTSPALTGPEGLALTAPQTRDLVLAELAGVLALPSAARLDTDATFHDLGLDSLGAVELRNRLARRTGRPIPAGLVFDHPTPAAVIDHLRARTAEEPAPATAPEARGDSADDDPVVIVGMACRLPGGVASPEDLWRLVSDGVDAISPFPDDRGWDLAALSDAEGPGGSRTRYGGFLDDVAGFDAGFFGVSPREALAMDPQQRLLLEVSWEALERAGFDIGGMRGSRTGVFTGLMYHDYAATYENVPPQVRGHRMTGGAGSVASGRVAYRFGFEGPAITVDTACSSSLVALHLAVRSVRDGECDVALAGGVTVLSSPFTFVEFSRQGGLSADGRCRSYGDGADGTGWAEGVAVVAVERMSRAREKGHRMLAVVRGSAVNQDGASNGLTAPNGLAQQRVIRAALADAGLSPSDVDVVEGHGTGTALGDPIEVRALAETYGRERSAAPLLLGSVKSNIGHTQAAAGVAGLVKTVLALNAGVVPGSLHADPASPHVDWSSGGVEVMSAGSVPWPESGRPRRAGVSSFGISGTNAHMVLEQAEVAHDLPRGGAPAPSPADETPVPLLLSAHDPEALRARAEQILPLIGAEDSADLAHSLARSEPFGERAVVVGADDDALRAGLAAVAEGRIAPGVVRGRSRTRGRLAVLFTGQGSQRPGMGRELASRHPVFARTLDTVCGELDRALAPYGYRPVKEVMYAPEGSPDARLLGRTGYTQAALFAYEVSLYRLVESWGVRPDVVAGHSIGEVTAAHIAGVLDLADACALVAARGRLMQALPSGGAMLAVEADERYAAAVLPAGSPDIAVAAVNAPHSVVLSGTRKAVTEAADALGAAGRRTTWLDVSHAFHSPLMEPMLADFHAVLDTLTFRPPTIPLVSNVTGRYAEDELMSSPDYWVRHVSAPVRFHDGVRALMADEVTATFEVGPAPVLTALVEQACADEPVRCVPAQQRNRSEAAGLMAGLAGLYVTGAEVDWTAVLPKALRVPLPTYPFRHRRFWLGRRPAATPASLGLWAAAHPLLGARVSLSGHTEVFTATLSAAAVPWLADHVVAGAVVVPGAALVELVLAAGAEVGARELAELVLAAPLVLTGREPVAVQIEVGAEDAAGRRTVTVVSRDEDATAWTRHAAGSLVRTDTTAPPAATAPVADAVELSVDELYGGLAATGLTYGPAFRRVTALSASRDTALADIGIAEDAAGYLVHPVLLDAALHGAGALGFFTGEAGPRLPFSWSGVRVHAPGATVATVRITRLREDTIRVELAGPAGTPVVTVDEMTVRTVPADRLADRPAGAAERPLRVDWVPVDARAAAPGSVVAILEEPGTEPFTALPEALARHGLTVTRLPGPEALDTGDDLPDLVVLPWRTGPEDDMPARVHAAARRALATLQDWLDRDRGTARLVVLTDDRPDLDVAAVRGLVRSAQRENPGRILLVETDGAHASLVALPALLTIDEPHSSLRDGQIRVPRLGPADTGTAPAWRPDGTVLVTGAGGALGDLIARHLVTAHGVRRLVLVSRRGPAAPNTDALRAALTAAGAEVVFTACDVADRAAVADLLAAIPADRPLTGVVHAAGVLDDGVTQALTPERLARVLRPKVDGAWHLHTLTAGLGLDHFVLFSSASGVFGAAGQANYAAANAFLDALAVQRVEAGLPATAMAWAPWREAGMAGSLGAGDLARLARLGMAALSNEQGLALFDAALSAADAAVVPLRIDRAVLAERPRELPSLLRALVQVGTVPTAAPGAMAQPAFADRLPGLSVPEREQAVAALLRTELSTALGGCAVDTRRGFRDLGVDSLIALELRNRLIAETGLQLSTTVVFDYPSPASLAAHITEALARNTPAPEPDDEPGRGPLGEEWGDAENDLDGLDVAELVRLAGAGRDMGTTRQETTA from the coding sequence ATGACGAGGGCGAGCGACCCCAGGGCACCCGAACCGATCGCCGTGATCGGTATGGCCTGCCGGCTGCCGGGTGCCTCCACGATCGAGGAGCTGTGGGAGCTCCTGCGGTCCGGCCGCAGCGCCGTCGGCCCGGCACCGGCCGGCCGGAAACTGCCCGGCCGGGTGGGCGGATTCCTGGCCGAGGTGGAGCGGTGCGACCCCGCGTTCTTTGGCATCCCGCCGCGCGAGGCCGCGACCATGGACCCGCAGCAGCGGCTGGCGCTCGAACTCGCCTGGGAGGCGCTGGAACACGCCGGCATCGTGCCGGGCACGCTGCGCCACAGCCGTACGGGCGTGTTCCTCGGCGCGATGGCGGACGACTACGCGGAGCTGTCCCGGCGGCGCGGTACGAACGAGGCCGCCGCCACCACCCTGACGGGCCTTAACCGGAGCATCCTCGCCAACCGGATCTCGTACGTGCTCGGTCTCCGCGGACCGAGCACGACCGTCGACACGGGTCAGTCCTCGTCGCTCGTTTCGGTGCTGCAGGCCTGCGAGAGCCTGTGGTCGGGAGCCGTGACCACCGCGCTGGCCGGCGGAGTCCAGCTGAACCTCACCGACACCGGATTCGTCCTCGCGGACCGCTTCGGAGCGCTGTCGCCGGACGGGCGCGCCCACACCTTCGACGCCCGTGCCACCGGGTACGTGCGCGGCGAGGGCGGCGGCATGGTGGTGCTCAGACCACTGGAGCGGGCCCTGGCGGACGGTGACAACGTTTTCGGGGTCATCCGCGGCGGCGCGGTCAACAACGACGGCGGCGGTACGTCGCTAACCTCGCCCAGCGCCGACGCCCAGGCGGAGCTGCTACGGGCCGCCTACGCCCACGCCCGTGTCGACGCGGCCGAGGCGAGCTTCGTCGAGCTGCACGGCACGGGCACCCCCACGGGCGACCCGGTCGAAGCCGTCTCGCTCGGCGCGGTGCTGGGAAGCGTGCGACCGAAGGACGCACCGCTGCCGGTCGGCTCGGTCAAGACGGTGTTCGGCCACGCGGAGGGCGCGGCCGGCATCGCCGGTCTGCTGAAGGCCGTGCTGTGCCTGCACCACCGGACGCTCACCCCGAGCCTGAACTACCGCACCCCGCACCCGAAGATCGACCTGGCAGCCACCCGGCTGACCGTGAACACCGAACTCCGGCCCCTGACGCAGGACGGCCGTCAACTGGTGGCCGGAGTCAGTTCGTTCGGCATGGGCGGTACCAACTGCCACCTGGTACTGGGGGAGCGCCCCACCGAGACTGCCGCTCAGCCCGAGGATGTGTCCGGACCGTTCCCGGTATTGCTCTCCGGCCGCACCGAACAGGCCGTCCGGGACCAGGCGACCCGGCTGCTCAGCCACTTGGACGCCCACCCGGATCTGCCGCCAGCCTCGGTCGCGTACGCGCTGGCGGCCACGCGCACCCACTTCGCGCACCGCGCCGGTTTCGTCGCCGACGACCTCGCCTCGCTGCGCGCGGGGCTCCATGACCTGGCCGACGGCCGGGCCCGCGCCGATGTGGTGGATGAGGGGACGTGCGCGTTCCTCTTCACCGGCCAGGGCAGTCAGCGGCTCGGCATGGGTGGTGAACTGCGCCGCGCGGTACCCGCGTTCGCGGACGCCTTCGACGCTGTCGCCGTGCACCTGGATCCGTTGCTCCCGCGACCGTTGAGCGAAGTGCTCGACGGTTCGGACGCCGCGCTGCTCGACCGTACCGCGTACACGCAGCCCGCGCTCTTCGCGTACGAGGTGGCGCTCGCCGCGACGCTGGAGCGGTGGGGCGTACGGCCGGATGTGCTCATCGGCCACTCGGTCGGTGAGCTGGCGGCGGCGCGAGCGGCCGGTGTGCTGTCGATCGAGGACGCCGCGACGCTGGTGGCCGCGCGCGGCCGGCTGATGCAGGCGCTCCCGTCCACGGGCACGATGGTAGCCGTGGAGGCGGCCGAGGCCGAACTCGGGCAGCTACCCGAGGGCGTTTGCGTCGCCGCCGTCAACGGACCGGCCGCCACTGTGCTGTCCGGTGACCGTGACGCCGTACTGGAGCTGGCGCGTACGTGGGAGTCAGCCGGGCGGCGCATCCACCGGCTGCGGACCGGCCATGCCTTCCACTCGGCGCACCTGGACCCGATGCTCGACGACTTCCGCACGGTGGCCGAAACCCTCACGTACCACCCGCCACGGGTGCCGGTCGTGTCGAACCTGACCGGTGAGGTGATCGAAGCGGAGGAGATGCGCCGACCCGACTACTGGGTCCGGCAGGCGCGGGGTACCGTGCGCTTCCTCGACGCCGTCCGCACCGCGCGGGCCCGGGGCGTCACCCGCTTCCTGGAGGTCGGCCCGGACGCGGTACTGAGCGGCGCTGGCCGGGAGTGCGCCGGCGACGACGCGTCGCTCTTCGCGTGCGCGGGCCGGGCGGGCCGGCCCGAGACCGCCACGCTGCTCGCCGCCCTGACGGCGCTCCACAGCCGCGGGGCCGCCATCGACTGGCCGACGGTCTTCGCGGACCTGGGCGTACGCGCGGGAAAGCGGACCGTCCTGCCCACGTACGCGTTCCAGCGTGAGCGGTTCTGGATCGGCGACGAGGCGGTGGCGACGGCGTCCACGGAGAAGTCGCCGTCCACGGATACGTCACCGGCACTCACGGGCCCGGAGGGCTTGGCACTTACGGCCCCACAGACCAGAGACCTGGTGCTGGCCGAGTTGGCCGGAGTCCTCGCGCTGCCGTCCGCCGCCCGGCTGGACACCGACGCCACGTTCCATGACCTGGGACTGGACTCGCTCGGTGCCGTCGAACTGCGCAATCGGCTCGCCCGCCGCACCGGCCGGCCCATCCCGGCCGGTCTCGTGTTCGACCACCCCACCCCGGCCGCCGTCATCGACCACCTGCGCGCACGCACCGCCGAGGAGCCCGCTCCCGCGACGGCCCCGGAGGCGCGGGGCGACTCGGCCGATGACGATCCGGTGGTCATCGTGGGGATGGCCTGCCGGCTGCCCGGGGGCGTCGCCTCGCCGGAAGACCTGTGGCGGCTGGTCTCCGACGGTGTGGACGCGATCTCGCCGTTCCCCGACGACCGGGGCTGGGACCTTGCCGCGCTCTCCGACGCGGAGGGCCCCGGTGGCTCCCGGACCCGGTACGGCGGCTTTCTGGACGACGTCGCCGGGTTCGATGCCGGGTTCTTCGGGGTGTCGCCGCGCGAGGCGCTGGCGATGGACCCGCAGCAGCGGTTGCTGCTCGAGGTGTCGTGGGAGGCGCTGGAGCGGGCCGGCTTCGACATCGGCGGGATGCGCGGAAGCCGGACTGGGGTCTTCACCGGCCTGATGTACCACGACTACGCGGCCACCTATGAGAACGTGCCGCCGCAGGTGCGCGGCCATCGGATGACCGGCGGCGCGGGCAGTGTCGCCTCCGGCCGGGTCGCCTACCGGTTCGGCTTCGAGGGGCCCGCCATCACCGTGGACACGGCGTGCTCCTCGTCCCTGGTGGCGCTCCATCTCGCCGTGCGCTCGGTGCGCGACGGGGAGTGCGATGTCGCCCTGGCCGGCGGTGTCACCGTGCTCTCCTCGCCCTTCACCTTCGTGGAGTTCAGCCGCCAGGGCGGCCTGTCGGCGGACGGCCGGTGCAGGTCGTACGGCGACGGCGCGGACGGCACCGGGTGGGCCGAGGGCGTCGCGGTCGTCGCCGTGGAGCGGATGTCGCGGGCGCGGGAGAAGGGGCACCGGATGCTGGCCGTGGTGCGGGGGAGCGCCGTCAACCAGGACGGCGCCAGCAACGGCCTGACCGCCCCCAACGGCCTGGCACAGCAGCGGGTGATCCGGGCCGCCCTGGCCGACGCCGGCCTGTCTCCCTCGGACGTCGATGTGGTGGAGGGCCACGGCACCGGCACCGCGCTGGGCGACCCGATCGAGGTGCGGGCCCTGGCCGAGACGTACGGCCGCGAGCGGAGCGCCGCACCGTTGCTGCTCGGCTCCGTGAAGTCGAACATCGGTCACACCCAGGCGGCGGCCGGTGTGGCGGGTCTGGTGAAAACGGTGCTCGCCCTGAACGCCGGGGTGGTGCCCGGGTCGCTGCACGCCGACCCGGCGTCACCGCACGTGGACTGGTCGTCGGGCGGCGTGGAGGTGATGTCGGCGGGGTCGGTGCCGTGGCCGGAGAGCGGCCGGCCGAGGCGGGCGGGTGTGTCGTCGTTCGGCATCAGCGGGACGAACGCCCATATGGTGCTTGAGCAGGCCGAGGTGGCGCACGACCTGCCAAGGGGCGGCGCCCCCGCCCCTTCACCTGCTGACGAGACCCCCGTGCCGCTGCTGCTCAGCGCCCACGACCCCGAGGCACTGCGCGCGCGGGCCGAGCAGATCCTGCCCCTGATCGGGGCCGAGGATTCAGCCGATCTCGCCCACTCCCTCGCCCGGTCGGAGCCGTTCGGCGAACGGGCCGTCGTGGTCGGCGCGGACGACGATGCGTTACGAGCCGGACTGGCGGCCGTGGCCGAGGGACGGATCGCCCCGGGCGTCGTGCGCGGACGGTCCCGGACGCGCGGCCGACTCGCGGTGCTGTTCACCGGGCAGGGCAGCCAGCGGCCCGGCATGGGACGCGAACTGGCGTCCCGCCACCCGGTGTTCGCGCGGACGCTCGACACGGTCTGCGGAGAACTGGACCGTGCACTCGCACCGTACGGCTACCGGCCCGTCAAGGAGGTGATGTACGCCCCCGAGGGGTCCCCCGACGCGCGTCTGCTCGGCCGGACCGGGTACACGCAGGCCGCGCTGTTCGCGTACGAGGTCAGCCTGTACCGGCTGGTGGAGAGCTGGGGCGTCCGGCCGGACGTGGTGGCCGGTCACTCCATCGGTGAGGTGACGGCGGCACACATCGCCGGTGTCCTGGACCTGGCGGACGCATGCGCGCTGGTCGCTGCCCGTGGCAGGCTGATGCAGGCGCTGCCCTCCGGCGGTGCGATGCTCGCGGTGGAAGCCGATGAAAGGTACGCCGCGGCCGTTCTCCCTGCCGGGTCGCCCGACATCGCCGTCGCGGCCGTGAACGCGCCCCACTCCGTGGTGCTCTCCGGCACACGGAAAGCCGTCACCGAGGCCGCCGACGCGCTCGGTGCGGCGGGGCGCAGGACCACCTGGCTCGATGTCAGCCACGCGTTCCACTCGCCGCTGATGGAGCCGATGCTCGCGGACTTCCACGCGGTGCTGGACACCCTCACCTTCCGGCCGCCCACGATCCCGCTCGTCTCCAACGTGACCGGGCGGTACGCCGAGGACGAGCTGATGTCCTCGCCGGACTACTGGGTCCGGCACGTGAGCGCGCCGGTGCGATTCCACGACGGAGTGCGCGCGCTGATGGCCGACGAGGTCACCGCGACGTTCGAGGTGGGGCCCGCGCCGGTGCTCACCGCGCTGGTCGAGCAGGCGTGCGCGGACGAGCCGGTCCGGTGCGTGCCCGCCCAGCAGCGCAATCGGTCGGAGGCGGCCGGACTGATGGCGGGACTGGCCGGACTGTACGTCACCGGGGCCGAGGTGGACTGGACGGCGGTCCTGCCCAAGGCGCTTCGGGTGCCCTTGCCCACGTACCCCTTCCGGCACCGCCGGTTCTGGCTCGGCCGACGTCCCGCCGCCACGCCCGCTTCGCTCGGTCTGTGGGCCGCGGCACATCCGCTGCTGGGCGCGCGGGTGAGCCTGTCCGGGCACACCGAGGTCTTCACCGCGACCCTCTCGGCGGCCGCCGTTCCGTGGCTGGCCGACCATGTTGTCGCCGGAGCGGTCGTGGTCCCCGGCGCCGCACTCGTCGAACTGGTGCTCGCCGCGGGCGCCGAAGTCGGGGCCAGGGAGCTGGCAGAGCTGGTGCTGGCCGCTCCGCTCGTCCTCACCGGCCGGGAACCGGTGGCCGTCCAGATCGAGGTCGGGGCCGAGGACGCCGCCGGACGGCGCACCGTCACGGTGGTCTCGCGCGACGAGGACGCGACGGCCTGGACCCGGCACGCCGCTGGCTCCCTCGTACGCACGGACACGACTGCCCCGCCCGCTGCGACTGCCCCGGTCGCGGACGCCGTGGAGCTGTCGGTCGACGAGCTGTACGGCGGGCTCGCGGCCACCGGCCTGACCTACGGCCCCGCGTTCCGGCGTGTGACCGCGCTGTCGGCGAGCCGCGACACCGCTCTCGCCGACATCGGGATCGCCGAGGACGCTGCCGGATACCTCGTCCACCCGGTCCTGCTCGACGCGGCCCTGCACGGCGCCGGCGCGCTCGGATTCTTCACCGGCGAGGCAGGACCCCGGCTGCCGTTCTCCTGGTCCGGGGTCCGCGTCCACGCACCCGGCGCCACGGTCGCGACGGTCCGGATCACCCGGCTCCGGGAGGACACCATACGGGTCGAGCTCGCCGGCCCGGCCGGGACACCGGTCGTGACGGTGGACGAGATGACGGTGCGTACGGTGCCGGCGGACCGCCTGGCGGACCGGCCGGCCGGGGCGGCCGAACGGCCTCTGCGCGTCGACTGGGTGCCGGTCGACGCGCGGGCGGCTGCGCCCGGCTCGGTCGTCGCGATCCTTGAAGAGCCCGGGACGGAACCCTTCACCGCGCTGCCCGAAGCGTTGGCGCGCCACGGGCTGACCGTCACCCGCCTCCCCGGCCCGGAGGCGCTCGACACGGGGGACGACCTGCCGGACCTGGTCGTCCTGCCGTGGCGTACCGGGCCCGAGGACGACATGCCCGCGCGGGTCCACGCCGCGGCCAGGCGGGCCCTCGCGACACTCCAGGACTGGCTGGACCGCGACCGCGGAACGGCGCGGCTGGTTGTGCTGACCGACGACCGGCCGGACCTGGACGTCGCCGCGGTACGCGGGCTGGTCCGGTCGGCGCAGCGCGAGAACCCCGGCCGGATCCTTCTCGTCGAGACGGACGGCGCCCACGCCTCGCTCGTCGCCCTGCCGGCCCTCCTCACCATCGACGAACCGCATTCGTCCCTCCGTGACGGACAGATCCGGGTGCCTCGGCTCGGGCCCGCCGACACGGGTACGGCTCCGGCATGGCGGCCGGACGGCACCGTCCTGGTCACCGGCGCCGGCGGCGCGCTGGGCGACCTGATCGCGCGGCACCTGGTCACCGCGCACGGCGTGCGCCGGCTGGTGCTGGTCAGCCGGCGGGGCCCGGCCGCCCCGAACACGGACGCGCTCAGGGCCGCGCTCACTGCAGCCGGGGCCGAGGTGGTCTTCACCGCGTGCGATGTCGCGGACCGGGCGGCCGTGGCGGACCTGTTGGCCGCCATCCCGGCGGACCGGCCGCTCACCGGCGTCGTACACGCGGCGGGCGTCCTGGACGACGGCGTGACCCAGGCACTCACACCCGAGCGGCTGGCCCGGGTCCTGCGGCCGAAGGTGGACGGGGCCTGGCATCTGCACACGCTCACGGCGGGCCTCGGCCTCGACCACTTCGTGCTGTTCTCCTCCGCCTCCGGGGTGTTCGGCGCGGCCGGGCAGGCGAATTACGCCGCTGCCAACGCGTTCCTGGACGCGCTGGCCGTGCAGCGCGTCGAAGCCGGGCTGCCGGCGACGGCGATGGCGTGGGCGCCGTGGCGCGAGGCGGGCATGGCCGGTTCCCTCGGCGCCGGTGACCTGGCGCGGCTTGCCCGCCTCGGTATGGCGGCCCTCTCGAACGAGCAGGGCCTCGCACTGTTCGACGCCGCGCTGTCCGCAGCGGACGCCGCCGTCGTGCCGCTGCGGATCGACCGGGCCGTACTCGCCGAACGGCCCCGCGAACTACCGTCCCTGCTACGTGCGCTGGTCCAGGTGGGCACCGTACCCACGGCCGCTCCCGGTGCCATGGCCCAGCCGGCCTTCGCGGACCGTCTGCCCGGTCTGTCCGTACCGGAGAGGGAGCAGGCGGTGGCCGCGCTGCTCCGTACGGAACTCTCCACGGCGCTGGGCGGCTGCGCAGTCGATACGCGGCGCGGCTTCCGCGACCTCGGGGTCGACTCGCTCATCGCGCTGGAACTGCGCAACCGCCTCATTGCCGAAACGGGCCTTCAGCTCTCCACCACCGTCGTCTTCGACTACCCCAGCCCCGCCTCGCTGGCCGCGCACATCACCGAGGCGCTGGCCCGTAACACGCCCGCCCCGGAGCCGGACGACGAGCCCGGACGCGGACCTCTCGGCGAGGAGTGGGGCGACGCGGAGAACGATCTCGACGGCCTGGACGTGGCCGAGCTGGTGCGGCTGGCCGGGGCCGGACGCGACATGGGAACGACGAGGCAGGAGACGACAGCATGA
- a CDS encoding IS6 family transposase: MVGTPPSYKGHRYPVEVISHCVWLYFRFPLSFREVEELMLQRGVAVSHETVRRWCAKFGQDYANALRRRRPRPGDKWHLDEVFIEINGEQKYLWRAVDQDGNVLDILVQDRRDKAAARRFFRTLLKKTGAAPRVIVTDKLRSYGAAHREVMPSVQHRSHKGLNNRAENSHQPTRQRERAMKGFRSAGGAQRFLSAFSGISPHFRPRRHLMTAHHYRAEMTIRFAIWEHITGATGQPTTA; encoded by the coding sequence GTGGTGGGTACACCGCCGTCGTACAAGGGGCACCGATACCCGGTTGAGGTCATCTCGCACTGCGTGTGGCTGTACTTCCGGTTCCCGCTCAGTTTCCGTGAGGTTGAGGAGCTGATGCTCCAGCGTGGTGTCGCCGTCTCCCACGAAACCGTCCGGCGGTGGTGCGCCAAGTTCGGGCAGGACTACGCCAACGCGCTGCGCCGCCGTCGGCCCCGCCCCGGGGACAAGTGGCACCTGGACGAGGTCTTCATCGAGATCAACGGTGAGCAGAAGTATCTGTGGCGGGCGGTCGACCAGGACGGCAATGTCCTGGACATCCTCGTGCAGGACCGCCGGGACAAGGCTGCGGCCAGGCGCTTCTTCCGCACACTCCTCAAGAAGACCGGTGCCGCGCCCCGGGTGATCGTCACTGACAAGCTCCGCTCCTACGGCGCGGCTCACCGCGAGGTCATGCCCTCGGTGCAGCATCGCTCGCACAAGGGCCTGAACAACCGGGCGGAGAACAGTCACCAGCCCACCCGACAGCGTGAACGTGCGATGAAGGGCTTCCGTTCTGCCGGCGGGGCGCAGCGGTTCCTGTCCGCGTTCAGCGGCATCTCACCCCACTTCCGGCCCCGACGCCACCTGATGACCGCACACCACTATCGAGCCGAGATGACCATCCGCTTCGCCATCTGGGAGCACATCACAGGCGCCACCGGCCAGCCCACCACGGCCTGA
- a CDS encoding FAD-dependent monooxygenase, with product MSARTTVLVVGAGPVGLAAAAELRRFGVSVRVVDAALHPATGPRAMQLWPSGLAVLDDLDVLEEAGRLGQPVRAMRFTLAGRRRFDLSLGPADQPLLLPQHRTEELLDRALRGLGGIVERGIRVTGIEQDTTGVRASTDGPGGPGVIEADWLIAADGVRSTVRTALDVEFLGEQVPMPLLLAEGRLTEDIEHGAVHYSMSEKGSLVYAPMRDGTVRIYTAVPPDTPLTEETVQRLLTERGPRGMRLARLDVVREFTSAERIASRLRVGRCFLAGDAAHTHAPLGGQGLNLGLQDVRNLAWKLAGVVSGALHPDVLDTYGQERRQAAEQTVRATHTMLRVFMLPPLAARVRDLVWQALESAGVLRRWFVPLLAGRRVRYELPGPGRRAGARAPQWALAHAPDHRLALVTGDAAAHWARALAARRPHLLTHRTAPHRGFLLVRPDGHIAASGSTAADREAVTRLLDALDATARRANSTDRDVRGAGRP from the coding sequence GTGAGCGCCCGGACCACCGTACTGGTGGTCGGCGCCGGCCCGGTCGGACTCGCGGCGGCCGCCGAGCTGCGCCGGTTCGGCGTCAGCGTACGGGTGGTGGACGCCGCCCTCCACCCGGCAACCGGCCCCCGGGCGATGCAACTGTGGCCGAGCGGGCTCGCGGTACTGGACGACCTGGACGTGCTGGAGGAAGCCGGCCGGCTCGGTCAGCCGGTGCGGGCGATGCGGTTCACACTGGCCGGCCGCCGTCGCTTCGACCTCTCCCTCGGCCCCGCCGACCAGCCCCTGCTGCTGCCCCAGCACCGGACGGAGGAACTGCTGGACCGGGCCCTGCGCGGGCTGGGCGGCATCGTCGAACGGGGTATCCGGGTGACCGGTATCGAGCAGGACACGACCGGCGTACGGGCGAGCACCGACGGTCCCGGCGGACCAGGCGTGATCGAGGCGGACTGGCTGATAGCCGCCGACGGAGTGCGCAGCACCGTACGCACCGCACTGGACGTCGAGTTTCTGGGCGAACAGGTGCCGATGCCTCTCCTGCTCGCCGAGGGCAGGCTGACCGAGGACATCGAGCACGGCGCCGTGCACTACTCCATGTCCGAGAAGGGGTCCCTGGTGTACGCCCCGATGCGGGACGGAACGGTCCGGATCTACACGGCCGTCCCGCCGGACACGCCGCTGACCGAGGAGACCGTCCAGCGCCTGCTGACGGAGCGCGGTCCACGCGGTATGCGCCTGGCCCGGCTGGACGTGGTGCGCGAGTTCACGAGCGCCGAGCGGATCGCGTCGCGGCTGCGGGTGGGCCGGTGCTTCCTGGCCGGAGACGCTGCTCACACCCATGCCCCGCTCGGTGGCCAGGGCCTCAACCTGGGCCTTCAGGACGTACGGAATCTGGCGTGGAAGCTGGCGGGCGTGGTGAGCGGCGCACTCCATCCGGACGTGCTCGACACATACGGACAGGAACGCCGCCAGGCCGCCGAGCAGACCGTCCGGGCCACCCACACCATGCTCCGCGTTTTCATGCTGCCGCCGTTGGCCGCCAGGGTGCGTGACCTGGTGTGGCAGGCGCTGGAGTCCGCCGGTGTGCTGCGCCGGTGGTTCGTGCCCCTGCTGGCCGGGAGACGAGTGCGCTACGAACTCCCGGGCCCCGGCCGCCGGGCAGGCGCCCGCGCCCCGCAGTGGGCCCTGGCCCATGCGCCGGACCACCGCCTGGCCTTGGTCACCGGTGACGCGGCCGCACACTGGGCCCGAGCCCTGGCAGCCCGTCGGCCACACCTGCTGACCCACCGCACGGCACCCCACCGCGGCTTCCTCCTGGTCCGTCCGGACGGCCACATAGCGGCAAGCGGCTCCACCGCGGCCGACCGGGAAGCCGTGACCCGCCTGCTCGACGCGCTGGACGCGACGGCGAGGAGGGCGAACAGCACGGACCGCGACGTGCGTGGCGCGGGGCGTCCTTGA